CATGCTGTTTCTTTGATCCTTGTAGACACCTCAGTAAAGTGTGGAGTTTGTGTCTTAGTGTAGAATTTAATTCCTCTTGAGACTATAAAAGAAACAAGATTTTGTAAGCTCAATAGCTGACCAAATTGGGAGGTTTGTGGCATGAAATGGTCTTTCCTGGGCCTCTTGCCATGTCCATGGGGCCAAATATTCTACGACTGAATGAAATGTTGATGCTGTAGAGGGGAGCAGCCCATAGATTCATGTTACTTAGAAGTGCACATATCAAAGATATCATACTCAACATCCGTCTCCTTTCTGAAGTCGGACTAAAGAAAGTACAATGAGAGATCTAAgaattttgacaaaaaaaagaaggtagATAATACTGTAAAGCAGATTTTGATTAAATAATCTACAAAAATATGTCTTACTAATGTTTAGTACATAATGAAAATcgactaaaaataaataaaaaagaactaGCACGCTTGGATAACTGGGGTTTTAGAATCCGTTTGAATTGacttttaagttggtcaaatataCTTTTAAGTCAGTTTTTGACTACTAGAAGTGTttgacaaatataaaataacttaaaaacCAAAAGTAGACCTCCCTctgctttttattttttgacttaaaagtcatttaagtttgacttaaaaactacttttttttaagCCAATCTAAACAGTTAGCCTAAaatatacaacaataacaaactGTACAAGTGAGAACATGTAGGATCTTTAAACAGTTATGATTAAAGCTAAGGGCACAATACATTCtgttaaaaatttaatttggtTCGAAACAGCCAATACAGGGGGTTAGGTTAAGCAGGGGCAGGAAGTTttaattttgacattttttttttaacatttaaaaCACGACAAATGAGATGTTCACTAATTGACATGCTTATTTCCACACACACCGTTTAATACAAATATGCAGAACCCCAAAACAGAGGAGCAAATGTGTTATAACATAGGCATGTTCTATTGTCTGAGTCCAAGTGACTAGTAGTATTAGCTAATGATGATTAGAAATCCACAAAAGAACAAACAGGTCTGAAATTATCTCTTTTCAAACTTCAGCCGCCATAGGAACAATGGTCGAGCAGAAGCCACCATTTATTCCATCTTCCCTTTGCCATGAGACATGTTGTAGATCCCTCTCCCCTGAAACATCATCCAAGATACCATTAGAGTTCATTCAAGACAGCAGATAAAGCAATCTATAAATTTCGAAGAAACTCACAATCATAAACAAAGCAGAAGCTGCCAAAGCAGCTGGAATGGCCACTGAGGTGATCTTGTCATAACGACCTTTCAAGTATGTGTGCTTGTGGATGCTTTGGTAAAACTTTTGCTTTTCAACAAGCTTTTCTCTGGGATAGAAAGGTGCTTCTTCTGACATCCTGTGTTATTATTCAATAACTTGTAAATTTACAATCTCATAACAAAATGAATATAATCAATCAGTTTAACCTGCACCAGTTAGGATAGTTAATATCCAATTGAGTGGTCCGCAACATTCCTTCCTTTTTCTTATAAGCATAATTGTATGATTTCCTTTACTTATTTTACTATCGCAACAGAATTTTTTTGATGTTTGAACATATTTGTGGCACACTACGAGATAAGTGAATCTTTCATGGATGCTTAAATAACTAAAACAAGATATTTACTCTAGAAAGGAGGTGTCAATTAAACTTGTAGTTGAGAAACCACATAGATAAGAAGAGGAGTCCATCAGcataacataatatttaaaagtgCATGAAATGCATATAGGCGAAGGCACTGGTAGAACATCCAGTCGTTTGAATAAAGTGCATAAAGGTATCCACCAAATAAAGGTCTCCAGCACAATAAAGAAGCAGAGCCAGATTGCTCTGGGTGTTACACGCGTGGAATTGATGACTCTATCTATAGAAAGTAAATGAGATTTTTTCCTTAAGAACATAACGTGTGGTGATATATTCATCTCTCAAAAGTAGCATGAAAAGTTGAAAACTAATAAGATAGCATAAGTGAAAAAGACAGCATACgccccccacccaccccaagAACCAAGTGATGGAATACCCTGTGAGATCTTCGTTGTGGGTGGGAGTTATCTCTGTTTTCTCAAATGAATCTTGGTAAGTTCCAATGGTGACTGTaactcttgaagaagaagaagaatgaaaagaaaatatagatgCTATGTCAAGCTGTAAGGGTAAGATGTGATATGGTTTTTAGTAGAATCCAGTTCAATGGATCTAGTGACTATTCGAAAAGAAAACAACACCACACTGATCATATGATAGCCATTGCATGCACCTTCAAATTCCAATTTAACATGTATAATATCACTTTGTCTGATTAAGTGAACTAAGATTGGAAAAATACATAAATGCTCTGATCACATATGTTGGTGGAATAGTTAAATCgggtaaaaaaaaaaggatggtGTTGTCACTCATGTTCACATCAAAGATTATATGATTACAGATATGTAAAGTCCAACCACAACCTTGTTTTAATGAATAAGCCAATTAGCTCCGTGATTTAAGTGATTTTTGCACCAAATGTGTAATAAGCATGGCTTGACTTAACAGCAAAGACATAACCTTCCACCAGACTGTATTATTGGTCACTTAGTCTCTCGTTTTTTGTAGCTTAACTTAAGCAAACAAAGACATTTCTTTTTCACTTGTTCCTCAAGAACGTTATACCTGAGCAACCTTATCCGTCATCCTAACGTTAACAAGGAATTGAGTTGGTCCAACAGCTTGCTAATAGTCTGAAAGACTTGGACAAAGTGCCTCCTATAGATAATAACATGAGAAACCAGAAACCAAAAGAGAAACCTAATAATCATTTTTCTAACACACACTATGGATCAACCGTGGTTCTTAATTACACCCAACGTGACTCGAACTGTAGAATTGAGTCATCTTGCTAACTGAGTCAGCTCGTGTAATTCTTATCTTCACCTAGTCAACCTACCCTTTTGGAGCTGACCTAACAAACTAGGTGAGCCTCAAAACTAAGCAAACATGAATCCATtccaagtaaaaataaaaagaaactaTTATTCTATGCGAAAGAGCCTGTACAACAATCAAATCAATCCATCACAAAAACAGATCGACTTTTAAACACatataaacaaattgaaaaacGGATCCAAAATTCAATACATCTACTCAACAGTAAATGATAGTAGATCATTAACTGCCAAATCAGACTACAGATTAATTGCTCACAACAAATAAACAGGAAACTGATTATGAATCAACGGGTCAGAAGGAAACCCTAAAGAGATTAAGGAAACAGAGAAACTATGGTTTGAAGATGGACTCACTTGGAAAGCGACGAAGAGAAAGCTGAAGGCGATGAGCAGGGGAAGCGTCGATGAAGAAAATCAATTACTTGAATCCAGGCTAAACCCTAGAGGATTCCGgtccaattgaattttcaaCTATTTAACTTTTGACCACAACTTTAAAAGTTTGCAAATATAAACTCTCACAATTTTCAACTCTACCTCTCCTCCATatgcttttaaaaataaataaataaataaataaataaataaattgctGAATGTCAGCATGTACACTATTTTTTTCACGCTTGCTATTTATGATATTATATTGaatatattttgattgttgttgCTTATTTGTTATCATTGAGTGAATAATGTTTTATAATGcttataaatttgaattgatttggttgaaaaaaatatattaaaaaatagcaTTGCTGGATTGATTTGAATCAATTTAAAAGCAAAATCATGTTGGTGAAATGTTTATACAAGTAAATTTTGACGATCCATCATGATTTATGTATAATTGAttctaaaattataatataatttatactaaaatttTGACAATCTATCGGGACTTATTATGCATCCAAAGAAAGTTTGTCTTTCTATATATCAAAACTATTGACGTATTTTCAAAACTTGTGAATTATTTGTTCTAAAATTCtgacataatttaaaataaagtcatgGCAATTTGTCAAGTCTTATGCATGCAGAGCAATTTCCTCATCTATAAGTACTTTTTGATTATTCATTAGAACTTGtatttttgtttcaaaattatgatatgtaatttataataaatttcaATAATCTGTCAAAACTTGTGTATGCAAAGTAAGTTTGTTGATCTATCaagaaattttgatgattcGCCCGAACTTGAGGTTAACTACTAACCCATAAGCCACAAGACAtttttacaaaatttatttaaatgaaatcaaaatcagctattaattaataaaaaatagtaattcCTTTCTTTGGGATTTTgactcttctttttttaaaaaaaaataaaattggtaaaacaaaaatgaaaatataatataaaacttAATATTAGTATTTTACTTGGACGAAGTCAATGGGTGACTAGATTCATGACCTAAGTTAGTGAACTCCGTTGCATTTTAAAGGGGTGCTCGCCTAGGATTAGCTTAAGTGATCGAGCCTAAATCATAATTTGTGAGAAGCTTGCATCTGTGCAGCCCCTACCCAAATCTTAAACAAAATTTCCCCTCTTTGTTTTATATCTTCAAACAAGTAACATTTGACAGATTTTCTTGATTAAATTTTCCAAGATTACACCATGCATTTACAAAGTTTAGTGATCTTCAAGTTTAAGAAGGTAAAATAATCCTTAAAATAGTAAAAGTCATTCTTGGTTAAAATTCCCAAGTCAAGTACTTGAATTTACAGAGTCTAAATGTTCTTCAAACTTTCAAGTTTTTGACATAATTTTACTCCACTATACTATTGATACGATATGTTATTTTTTCCCCTTATAAGTAATAATTCCTTCGTCTTCTATTAGTTGTTCATGTTACTAAATATAGTTTcctcaaattatttatcaatttataaattcaagataaaattaattataatttttttattttatcattataattaattaattctttttgaaaacGTAAACAAATTTATAAAGTTCCAAAAAATTCTTAAGGGATAAATTAGTaaaattatctttcttttttatgatttcttaaaaAGCGTGTAAAGAAAAAAGTAAACaactaatataaaataaaatgagtaatAATTAAAAGGTTTTCTTGGCTTCTTTACGAACTTATAAACTTAATACGTAAAACGATATATAAATACTGCCAATAATCAAAGACAACTTGTACTTTGCTAAGTAATGAAAAGACAGCATGTCTGGTAGGCAATCACTAGTCAGTGATTTTAattcccatatatatatatatatatatatatatatatgaattttaagaattaaaatcatgtcacatttaagaccatgcatatttattttctcctcttttgGCATTTCCTTATTGgcttataattaataaaatatctcCAGTGTCTTATCCAAATGTTGATGTATGGCACAGCTGAATTCTTAcatcttgtttggatggttggtaCCGGTCGAATTGCATTGTTAGTTGAAATACAATATTTGTTAggattattatttaaattttattatatcgtttaaattcattattagaTAACGACGAAAAAACTTATTTTATGTAACGACCGATTTGGTGTGTTCACGtcgttaccttaatattttcttctcattttatttttatttattatttaataattatgttTCATCTTTTACCCTACCTTTTTATAATAACTCTACCCCGTACCCTACTTTTCTTGTAAATTTTATCATTCGAATTATGgatgtgtgacattatgtaacgacgaaaaataatacaatctatccaaacactatattcattaaaataatacaatacgatataatacaatacaatacaatatattacattatgaaacaatacgtaccaaccatccaaacaaagtgttaGTATACACTATCATTCTAGAAAACAAATCCCACTGCaggaaaaatagaaagaaaatagGACAACAACATTAATCATCACAATTCATGAAATGAAATTGTGAAATTCTTATACCTAAAAACAGTTAAGCAACTCTCACCCACCCTATATTTAATTCCTTTTAGGtactaattttgaaaattaaatatcCTTTTTATTCATTTAATAGGATCAAATTTGATAGgtgcaagtttttttttttttttgtacaaTTTGGAGGTGGGTTCATGATGAATAGAGTGTTTTAGTGTTGTACCTTtcttatgagttatgatcaacATAAGATTGATTACAAGTTGTGGTTTAACTATTGCTGTCCCATTTTTGATTTGGTCCACTTTCCTCATTGTTCTCTCAACTTGAAGTTGATAACAGTCATGTTCATATCAATTGAGTGTATCTCGATTATTTCTTTAGGTGCTTGT
This Solanum dulcamara chromosome 8, daSolDulc1.2, whole genome shotgun sequence DNA region includes the following protein-coding sequences:
- the LOC129901311 gene encoding uncharacterized protein LOC129901311, producing MSEEAPFYPREKLVEKQKFYQSIHKHTYLKGRYDKITSVAIPAALAASALFMIGRGIYNMSHGKGKME